A region from the Catenulispora sp. MAP5-51 genome encodes:
- a CDS encoding cell wall-binding repeat-containing protein, which produces MTALEGVDRYATDAAVANDPTLYPHPAQAALATGRTWPDALSGGAYAGALHAPLLLTDGPVLPAGAAVWLHAHGPALTFVPVFGGPQAVPDAAVRLAGVLAWGAGNFDLR; this is translated from the coding sequence ATGACCGCGCTGGAGGGCGTCGACCGTTACGCCACCGACGCCGCCGTCGCGAACGACCCCACGCTCTACCCGCACCCCGCGCAGGCGGCCCTGGCCACCGGCCGGACCTGGCCTGACGCGTTGTCCGGCGGCGCCTACGCCGGCGCGCTGCACGCCCCGCTGCTGCTCACCGACGGTCCGGTGCTGCCGGCCGGCGCGGCCGTGTGGCTGCACGCGCACGGCCCGGCGCTGACCTTCGTGCCGGTCTTCGGCGGTCCGCAGGCCGTGCCGGACGCCGCGGTGCGCCTGGCCGGTGTCCTCGCCTGGGGCGCCGGGAACTTCGACCTGAGGTAG
- the typA gene encoding translational GTPase TypA, translating into MPTRDNIRNVAIVAHVDHGKTTLVDAMLWQSGAFGEHQHVDERAMDSNDLEREKGITILAKNTAVHYRGPAGEDVVINIIDTPGHADFGGEVERGLSMVDGVVLLVDASEGPLPQTRFVLRKALAAKMPVILLINKVDRPDSRVDEVIDETYELFMDLDATEEQIEFPIVYAIARDGKATLTKPVPGSSGNGQGGELDSDNLLPLFKTILETIPAPSFTEGAPLQAHVTNLDASNFLGRIALCRVHQGEIRKGQQVAWCRHDGTIERVKITELLMTEALERKPAESAGPGDIIAIAGIPEIMIGDTLADPEDPRPLPLITVDEPAISMTIGTNTGPLVGRGPTKGTKVTARLVKDRLERELVGNVSLRVLPTERPDAWEVQGRGELALAILVETMRREGFELTVGKPQVVTKTIDGKLNEPVERLTIDCPEEFLGAVTQLIQGNRKGRMETMTNHGTGWVRMEFVVPSRGLIGFRTEFLTMTRGTGIAHAVFEGYEPWYGELRTRTSGSLVADRAGAATPFAMMNLQERGTMFVQPTTEVYEGMIVGENSRSDDMDVNITKEKKLTNMRSSTSDVTETLIPPRQLSLEQALEFIREDECVEVTPDTVRIRKVELNAQVRGRSRGNAAKGKG; encoded by the coding sequence ATGCCCACACGCGACAACATCAGGAACGTGGCGATCGTCGCGCACGTCGACCACGGAAAGACGACGCTGGTCGACGCGATGCTGTGGCAGTCCGGCGCGTTCGGCGAACACCAGCACGTCGACGAGCGCGCCATGGACTCCAACGACCTGGAGCGCGAGAAGGGCATCACCATCCTCGCCAAGAACACCGCGGTGCACTACCGCGGTCCCGCGGGCGAGGACGTGGTGATCAACATCATCGACACCCCCGGGCACGCCGACTTCGGCGGCGAGGTCGAGCGCGGGCTGTCCATGGTGGACGGCGTCGTGCTGCTGGTGGACGCCTCCGAGGGCCCGCTGCCGCAGACCCGCTTCGTGCTGCGCAAGGCGCTGGCCGCGAAGATGCCGGTGATCCTGCTGATCAACAAGGTGGACCGTCCGGACTCCCGGGTCGACGAGGTCATCGACGAGACCTACGAGCTGTTCATGGACCTGGACGCCACCGAGGAGCAGATCGAGTTCCCGATCGTCTACGCCATCGCCCGCGACGGCAAGGCCACGCTGACCAAGCCGGTGCCCGGCTCGTCCGGCAACGGCCAGGGCGGTGAGCTGGACTCGGACAACCTGCTGCCGCTGTTCAAGACCATCCTGGAGACCATCCCGGCCCCCTCCTTCACCGAGGGCGCGCCGCTGCAGGCGCACGTCACCAACCTGGACGCCTCCAACTTCCTGGGCCGCATCGCGCTGTGCCGGGTGCACCAGGGCGAGATCCGCAAGGGCCAGCAGGTGGCCTGGTGCCGCCACGACGGCACCATCGAGCGGGTGAAGATCACCGAGCTGCTGATGACCGAGGCGCTGGAGCGCAAGCCGGCCGAGTCCGCCGGCCCCGGCGACATCATCGCCATCGCCGGCATCCCGGAGATCATGATCGGCGACACCCTGGCCGACCCGGAGGACCCGCGTCCGCTGCCGCTGATCACCGTCGACGAGCCGGCGATCTCGATGACCATCGGCACCAACACCGGCCCGCTGGTCGGCCGCGGCCCGACCAAGGGCACCAAGGTCACCGCGCGCCTGGTGAAGGACCGCCTGGAGCGCGAGCTGGTCGGCAACGTCTCGCTGCGCGTCCTGCCCACCGAGCGCCCGGACGCCTGGGAGGTGCAGGGCCGCGGCGAGCTGGCGCTGGCCATCCTGGTGGAGACCATGCGCCGGGAGGGCTTCGAGCTGACCGTCGGCAAGCCGCAGGTGGTCACCAAGACCATCGACGGCAAGCTCAACGAGCCGGTCGAGCGCCTGACCATCGACTGCCCCGAGGAGTTCCTGGGCGCGGTGACCCAGCTGATCCAGGGCAACCGCAAGGGCCGCATGGAGACCATGACGAACCACGGCACCGGCTGGGTCCGCATGGAGTTCGTGGTCCCCTCCCGCGGTCTGATCGGCTTCCGCACCGAGTTCCTGACCATGACCCGCGGCACCGGCATCGCGCACGCGGTGTTCGAGGGCTACGAGCCCTGGTACGGCGAACTGCGCACCCGCACCTCCGGCTCGCTGGTGGCCGACCGCGCGGGCGCGGCGACCCCGTTCGCGATGATGAACCTCCAGGAGCGCGGCACGATGTTCGTGCAGCCCACCACCGAGGTCTACGAGGGCATGATCGTCGGTGAGAACTCGCGCTCCGACGACATGGACGTGAACATCACCAAGGAGAAGAAGCTCACGAACATGCGCTCGTCGACGTCGGACGTCACCGAGACGCTGATCCCGCCGCGCCAGCTGTCGCTGGAGCAGGCGCTGGAGTTCATCCGCGAGGACGAGTGCGTCGAGGTCACGCCGGACACCGTCCGGATCCGCAAGGTCGAGCTGAACGCCCAGGTACGCGGACGCTCGCGCGGGAACGCGGCCAAGGGGAAGGGCTGA
- a CDS encoding PQQ-binding-like beta-propeller repeat protein: MVGASGAPGSVMGPLIEGDPRRVGPYTTIGRLGVGELGPLYGARAADGRAVAVRTLRPDLLADQTVKARLAADIAAARTVGGPYVAPVLAVDLESTTPWLASEYVAGVPLANAVADHGPLPEPALLSLAAGLAEALTALHAAGVMHGDLRPGTVLLTPEGPRVVDFALARAFDGAAEIGMAGFLAPEQATGRTVTPSADMFALGSTLFFATTGRAPFGEGRAEEVKKRVAKSSPVLGKLPASLSELIRGCFQKDANSRAQPRQVLEYVQRRAPIPMGSGWLPPAVAADVRAAAAEGLGGGAGMPDVSDDPHATIVVAPVVPAGGGRMGTTGPMPVAGVPAAGLGTGAAPGGQIPDFGSPQHGAPSGYGAAAPTGPQQLVAAPGPSRRNLLLALGGAVVVVGGGTAVALGLGGSSGTTTTADAQPSAGSVGAVPSVTGTSLPAPGGAAPSASASASASVPSDGRLPLPPGGALAPPVGAAGTLQGPDAAPFWQLPGVGTVSSLAVGGGVLVVGAADGVSGYDLGSNPKWGPVRATAVPGSGNGVVAGGAACLIVASEDGGAAGGEVLALDVQTGAQRWRAPLPQASAGARIGGAVDGMVFVVGLAGPAPFLWALDAATGRPLWQKSGVEFATLAVPAEGTQILTAGASAPNASGSYMAWNSAGQQVWTHPLKTGVDYSRVSLSKAVYAGDQYVLLLTGAPNGDSLVGGSVAGGQPTWSTVLPEPAGDAGSLSLIAGSPDAQAVVALSRHGLYAVDVKSGNVLWQSQGPGSFTLTSDAGAPQLADGNVYVCDDQGSWWAVDLAGGRTRWKYTVASFVPGVEPVWTAVPGGVVVAVDGALVMIAAHG, from the coding sequence CCAGACCGTCAAGGCCCGGCTGGCCGCCGACATCGCGGCGGCGCGCACGGTCGGGGGACCGTACGTCGCGCCGGTGCTGGCGGTGGATCTGGAGTCGACGACGCCGTGGCTGGCGTCGGAGTACGTCGCGGGCGTGCCGCTGGCCAATGCCGTGGCCGACCACGGACCGCTGCCCGAGCCGGCGCTGCTGAGCCTGGCCGCCGGCCTCGCCGAGGCCCTGACGGCCCTGCACGCCGCCGGCGTGATGCACGGCGACCTGCGCCCCGGCACGGTGCTGCTGACCCCGGAGGGGCCGCGCGTCGTGGACTTCGCACTGGCGCGCGCCTTCGACGGCGCGGCCGAGATCGGCATGGCCGGCTTCCTGGCGCCGGAGCAGGCGACGGGCCGGACGGTGACGCCCTCGGCGGACATGTTCGCACTGGGCTCGACGCTGTTCTTCGCCACGACCGGGCGCGCCCCCTTCGGCGAGGGACGCGCCGAGGAGGTGAAGAAGCGGGTCGCGAAGTCCTCGCCGGTGCTGGGCAAGCTGCCGGCTTCGCTGTCGGAGCTGATCCGCGGCTGCTTCCAGAAGGACGCGAACAGCCGCGCGCAGCCCCGGCAGGTGCTGGAGTACGTGCAGCGGCGGGCGCCGATCCCGATGGGGAGCGGTTGGCTGCCGCCGGCGGTGGCAGCGGACGTGCGGGCGGCGGCCGCGGAGGGGCTCGGCGGCGGGGCTGGGATGCCGGACGTGAGCGACGATCCGCATGCCACGATCGTGGTGGCTCCGGTGGTGCCGGCGGGCGGTGGCCGGATGGGGACGACTGGTCCGATGCCGGTGGCCGGTGTCCCGGCAGCCGGTCTTGGAACGGGTGCCGCCCCCGGCGGCCAGATACCCGACTTCGGCTCACCGCAGCACGGCGCGCCCTCCGGCTACGGCGCGGCGGCTCCCACCGGACCGCAGCAGTTGGTGGCCGCTCCCGGTCCCAGCCGTCGCAACCTTCTGCTCGCTCTCGGCGGCGCGGTCGTCGTCGTGGGCGGCGGCACCGCGGTGGCCCTCGGGCTCGGCGGCAGCTCCGGGACCACGACCACGGCCGATGCGCAGCCTTCTGCGGGTTCCGTAGGCGCCGTGCCGTCTGTCACCGGCACCTCCCTTCCCGCGCCCGGCGGGGCCGCTCCCAGTGCCTCTGCCAGCGCCTCCGCCAGCGTGCCCTCCGATGGCAGGCTTCCGTTGCCGCCGGGCGGGGCGCTCGCGCCGCCGGTGGGTGCGGCCGGCACGCTGCAGGGGCCGGATGCGGCGCCGTTCTGGCAGCTGCCCGGGGTGGGGACGGTCTCGTCGTTGGCGGTCGGGGGCGGCGTGCTCGTCGTGGGCGCCGCGGACGGTGTCTCCGGCTACGACCTCGGGTCCAACCCGAAGTGGGGACCGGTGCGGGCCACCGCTGTCCCGGGATCCGGCAACGGTGTGGTCGCCGGTGGCGCGGCCTGTCTGATCGTCGCTTCCGAGGACGGCGGCGCGGCCGGCGGTGAGGTGCTCGCGCTCGACGTCCAGACCGGTGCGCAGCGGTGGCGGGCGCCGCTGCCCCAGGCCTCGGCCGGGGCGCGGATCGGCGGCGCGGTGGACGGCATGGTGTTCGTGGTCGGGTTGGCCGGGCCCGCTCCCTTCCTCTGGGCCCTGGACGCCGCCACCGGGCGACCGCTTTGGCAGAAGAGCGGTGTGGAGTTCGCCACGCTCGCGGTGCCGGCCGAGGGCACCCAGATCCTGACCGCCGGAGCGTCGGCCCCGAACGCGTCGGGGTCCTACATGGCCTGGAACAGCGCCGGTCAACAGGTGTGGACCCATCCGCTGAAGACCGGCGTGGACTACAGCCGGGTGTCGCTGAGCAAGGCCGTGTACGCCGGCGACCAGTACGTGCTCCTGCTCACCGGGGCGCCGAACGGCGATTCCCTGGTCGGCGGGTCCGTGGCGGGCGGTCAGCCCACGTGGAGCACGGTGCTGCCGGAGCCCGCCGGGGACGCCGGCTCGCTCTCGCTGATCGCGGGCTCGCCCGACGCGCAGGCTGTCGTCGCCCTCTCGCGCCACGGCCTCTACGCCGTCGATGTGAAGTCCGGCAACGTGCTGTGGCAGTCGCAGGGGCCCGGTTCCTTCACCCTCACCTCCGACGCCGGCGCGCCGCAGCTCGCGGACGGCAACGTCTACGTCTGCGACGACCAGGGCAGCTGGTGGGCGGTGGACCTCGCCGGCGGGCGGACCCGCTGGAAGTACACGGTCGCGTCCTTCGTACCGGGCGTGGAGCCGGTGTGGACGGCCGTGCCGGGCGGGGTGGTCGTGGCCGTCGACGGGGCTCTGGTCATGATCGCCGCGCACGGGTAG
- a CDS encoding DUF4232 domain-containing protein — MNRISVLFAAGALGAAALTAGCSSGAAKTAGAAGGPTSGSSSSVASTSSSASGQNPDAGSGSTSASSPAAGTSSSPNAGTTSSAPSSAPTHAAGSPCTTTEMPSGTWRAIPDSEGTGAVAADIAFQNTSSHTCTVAGFPGVSLLASNDHPLPTNVVKDNAAAVTTITVAPGAWVHAEMRYSPHIAGPGEPQSGQCEPMTVHALAQLPGDSAWARVTLDNPTMVCSKGLLQVKAFVSGQSSPDGG; from the coding sequence ATGAACCGTATTTCCGTCCTGTTCGCAGCGGGCGCGCTCGGAGCCGCCGCTCTGACAGCTGGATGCTCGAGCGGCGCCGCCAAGACCGCGGGCGCCGCCGGCGGGCCGACGTCGGGCAGTTCGAGCTCGGTGGCGAGCACATCCTCGTCGGCCTCGGGCCAGAACCCCGACGCCGGCTCTGGATCCACCTCCGCCTCGTCACCGGCCGCCGGCACCAGCTCGTCCCCGAACGCGGGCACCACGTCCTCGGCGCCGTCCTCGGCCCCCACGCACGCCGCCGGCTCGCCGTGCACCACCACCGAGATGCCCTCCGGCACCTGGCGCGCGATCCCGGACAGCGAGGGCACCGGCGCCGTCGCCGCCGACATCGCCTTCCAGAACACGTCCAGTCACACATGCACGGTCGCGGGCTTCCCCGGCGTCTCCCTGCTCGCCTCCAACGACCACCCGCTGCCGACGAACGTCGTGAAGGACAACGCCGCCGCCGTCACCACCATCACCGTGGCCCCCGGCGCCTGGGTCCACGCCGAGATGCGCTACTCGCCGCACATCGCCGGCCCCGGCGAGCCGCAGAGCGGACAGTGCGAACCGATGACGGTGCACGCGCTGGCGCAGCTCCCGGGCGATTCGGCGTGGGCGCGCGTCACGCTGGACAACCCGACGATGGTGTGCAGCAAGGGCCTGCTGCAGGTGAAGGCGTTCGTGAGCGGGCAGTCGAGCCCCGACGGCGGCTGA